The region TGGGAAGCTTGCTGAGCACGACCTTGGCACCCGTCTTGTATAGCGCTTCCATCTTGTTGTAGATGATCTGCCACTCCGCGTCGACAATCGCCTGGTATTCCGAGACCTGCTCCACCCGTACTTCGGCGTTGTCCTTTTCGCTCTTCAGCTCGAGTTCAACGTTCAGGCACACAATTTTCGGCTGCTTGAACGTCTTTGGTTGTTGCTCGAAACCAGCGTATGAGAATGTCTTCTTGAAAGCGACGCCGTTGACGAAGAGTGAGTCTTGGAGCGCACCACCAGTGATCTTCTTGACACCAATGAGCTTCTCGTTCAATTCGTCTTGGTCAAGCGAAAGGACGGCGTCGACGACCATCTTTGTGAAGAAGTCGGCGTTCCTGTGGATTAGCTTGCTGCTCATGGCGGTCGCGGCAAGCTTCTGGAGTGTGTCGCGTTGGTTGCCCTCGGCGGTGTCTACGGCGATTTCCATAATCTTGTTGACGGCGAGATGTGAGGCTCTTCGCAGACCCTTCATGATGGTCTGGCTGCTGACTCCCTGCTCAACAAAGTCCTTGATCTCCTTTAGTATCTCTCCCGCCAGTACGACGACTGAGGTGGTACCATCGCCCACTTCGGCATCTTGCGATCGTGCAATATCGGTGAGGACGCGGGCGGCAGGGTGAACAATGTCGAGGAGCTGCATACAATTAGAATTGGCTCCGCTGCTTTAGTGTATATGGCGTCATCTACCTTCATGACCGTGGCGCCATCGTTGGTGATTGTCTGCCTGCCATTCTCATCGACCATGAGCAGGTCACCGCCATAAGGCCCTAATGTTCCTTTGATCGTGGCTTGTACCGCAAGACAAGCGTTGATGTTTGATATGACTTGGCCTCGACCCTGTGACTGGTCGGTACCTGAGACCGTTAGTTCTATAATCAGTAGGAGAAATTGAGGCACCTACCCTCCCGCAACACCACAATGGTCGGTGTTTGACCGCCGAACGACATGCTAGCTGGAAGTGCAAATACAAAAAGTAAAAGTTAGTCCCTCGGGGCTTGGAAATTGCAACAAAGCTCGCAGTGCGTCGTGAGGGGTATTGTCGAGCTATGCGCAGCTGTATGTTGTCCCCGCAGACGCGTCCATGAATTTTCCAGGGCACGTCTCTTTTCACGTGACCCCTCGGAGGTCGGCCTTTCTTCTCCGCCCGCAACCTTCTGTCGACCTTCTACCGCCCTTCTATGCATTGTACCACATCTCCGCCGTCCTCCAGTCTCGCAACCCTGATTCGGTTGTCATCACATCGTACACGCGTCAATTTGTCTGCTCTTGTGTGATATCGTCGAGCGCACATATGATCCCGTGACCGCTCCGCCTATCGTTCCTACCTCGGACACAACCTGCACTCGCATCCTAACCTGTTGCTGCTTTAACTACGTCTGCATCTGTCCCTTGTAATAGTCCATATTGCAAACATGCCGGCCAAGACATCTGCCAAGAAGGTCAGGACGCCCATACACATGGTCCCGGGTGGTGTTGACAGGTGTTTAGATGGTGCCAAGCCCGAAAACAACAGATGAAATCCGCCTACGTCGTCTAGATCGCCGTTCGAAAGAGTCGGTAGAAAAGCAAATCTCCATTCCAGAGACAATCTCACCTTTGGATACCTACCCTCCGTTACTCCGCATTCCATCTGAGATCAGGAGGGAAATCTTCAGATACGTCTTACCCTCATCAAACAAACGCTTTATCCTCTACACCGACTGCGATTCGCGTTCCATCAGCAGAACATGGAACCGAAACTGTCGCCCGCATCCAGACCGGCATCTAACACTCGATGTTCTACGGACAAACCGTCTGATCTATCACGAGTGTCTTTCAGTCATGTATTCCGAAAACCAGTTTCACTTCTATGCGTTCAACTATCTACCTGTCCTGGATTTTATACGCCATCTGAGTCCCGAGGCCAAGAACCAAGTACGCAATGTTCGCCTCACGCCTTTGACGGATAAGCAGGACGACCCACCAGCGTCACATGATATCTTCTGCACTATCATACATGACTCCTTGCCTGGACTCAATCAGCTGCAGGCAGATCCAGTGGTCTTCTTCTAGTAAGGCAACCAGTCATTTTCCGTTTTTGTCACGATTTCTATTCTTTCCAATGCAGTATATAGACGGCGAGATTACACTATATGAGTTACATGACACACCCACGAGCGAATTATCGAATCTGACTATTACTTGGCGACTATCTCCATTTCACCATCAATTATCTCAAACACTTTCCTGGAATATTAACATCTGAGATACAACACTATCTACATTACGAGTCTGAGGCTCCTTGGGCGACTGCCAAGATGTAAGTACAAATCAGGTGCTTGGCTCTATACCCCATGCGACTGATTTGAGGCGCTACCAAGGGATCTGTCCCGGCAGTTCCACAGGCATCGCTGACGTCCCGAGAAGTTCCTTGCGTCTCACGCACGCTTCAAAAATTTGTATAAGGTCATGATGCTCTGAAGCGGCAGCCAGGTCATAAGGGGTCTTGCCTTCTCCGTTCGTTTCGAAGGGACTTGCGCCTCTTTCGCATAGAAACGAAGTCACCGCGGCACGAAGATTGAGGTCCCACTTGTATGCGCCAGTCCAGAACGACACAGCTTGGTGTAGCATTGTGCCAGCAGTCGTCGATATTGGTGTGTCAATGTCCCACCCACATTTCAGTAAGATATCCATGATTGCAATTATTCGCGACGGTACCAGATTGCGCTCGGAATCTGACATGGTCTTCATCAGCCATGAGCGACTTAGCAGCTGCCCTGCTAATGTGGACCAGGTGTCTGGATGCGCTGGCTTTGCCCCATGCGCAGCCAACAAACTGACCATATCTACTTGACGAGCGCCAATGGCAAAGTTCAGTGGTGTCAGTCTCGTTGAATAGCCAAAAGGAACCTCGTTAACGTCAAAACCTGCGTCAATGAGGCGCTGTGCCATGTCGATTTCGCCGAATAGTGCAGCGAAATGCAGTGCAGTCACACGTTCCgggcggccccgcttgcgcAGGCTCGATTTCCAGAATCCTTTCTTTTTGCTCAAGATGGTTGCCAAGGCTGCTAGGTCCCCGTCACAGACAGCCTCTTCGGTGCGATCTCTTGGTTGGCACCCAACCTTGTTGAGTATCTCCTTGCGAGATAGGGTCTTGCTTTTCGGTATTTCGGGTCCACATTGGCTGGTGCCTGTGGGGTCAACTTTGCCAAGGATTGGACTGTGCTGCTGAGTACGTTCTCTGCCGTCTGGAGGGCTCATATCGACTGTCCCCGGCATAGGCGGCGACCGTTCCAGGAAGGACATGGAATCTTCAAATGTCTTGTCTTTGGATGCAAGGCTTCGATGGAGCCGCCATGGGCCTGCGGCAGGCGATCTCGTCATCACAGACCCTGCGTCGCTCTCATGGCGGTCTGATGGGGCATTGAGCGTGGATGTCGAGAGCCTGCTGGGAGTGCGGTCTATGGCCACCTCGCTCTCTGTAGGTACAGCTCGGGACAGTAACGACGAAAACTCGAGATGTTCCACATCCGTAGCCAAAGAGTCTTCGACAGTCCTCAGAACGGTCTCTCGGCTTGCTTCCGGTATCATGGCCAGGCACGATTTTGCACGCGCACGCTTACCTAGCAACACATATATATGTGCCATAAGCGCCATCGACTCGAGAGACGCGCCACTTTGTTTTCCTAGCAATCTTCGTCGTGCCTGTAACGATTTTTCACACTCGACTCGCGCGCGATCGACATTGCCCCGACGGATGTACAACTGAGATAGCAAGTGCATAGCGTCGTAAATGTACTCCTTGTGCTGATCAGAGGTTGCTGACTGGGAGATAAGGCTATGCAGAGCCTTCTCTGCATCTGCTGGGTCTAGGATATGGTATGCACAAACCGCCAACTTGTAGTGCAGGTCGAACACATCGCAGAACTCTCGCCTTTGTCTTGGAAGCTGTTGTAGCATGCTCAAGGCCTCCTGAAGCATAGAGTCTGCTTCATGCCAGTCCCCTGATTCAAATGCTTGGGCTCCAGTGCTCAAGGCAGACTTGACAAAATCGGTGTCCAAGTCGTCATCAGAGTCAGATATCTCACGTGGTTGCCGATCTTCGTTTGTACCTGTACTACGCATGACGGTCTTCATTCTTCTAGGTACGCTTTTAGGGATCGCATCTTTCGATTCCGGCTCCTTCTGCTCTTTCTGGATGGCTACTATGACTTCTGTCCATGGTGGGTCGCTTGTCTCGGTGATTTCTCCGGTCGATGCCCCAGCCATGGGGTCTGGAACCATACTTTGCTCTTTCGCAGCTGTACCTTTTACGATGACCTCTTGTGCATACTGCATCAAGGTGGCTTCGGTCTGAGTGTGTCGCCACGGTGGACCAGTTTGCGACAAACGTTGCAACTTTTTGACCATCTGCACGAGTTCGGCAACATCATCTCGAAGCGTTCGCTCAACACCAGAAGGTACAAAATGTGCAAGTACACTGTAGTCTGGTTCAGCGACGTTCAAAAGCTTCTTTCACTACGAAACTCACGTTTGAATCAATAGCAGCGTAGTACGCAAGTTATCACTGTGTCTACGAACACTATTCTCCATCTCTTCTATCTTATCTTCGTTTTTTCCTAGCTGTCCTGGCTGGGATACGAGACTAGAATCCTCCCTCTTCTCTACCCTGAACCCCTTTTCAAATGATTCCAGCTCCTGTATCGTTTGACTCGTCTCGTGTATCTGGGTTGCAAGAGAAGCCCATATTCTTCCGTCGCCATCGTAGGGTGGAGGCGAGCCTGTCTCGGTATTGTTCGCAATCTCTTGCAGTTTGAGATGGATCTGGTAACACTCATTGCCGAGCAATCCAACCTCGCCTGTGAGATTCAGTAGAGCCGCATGGCCGGGTTTGGCGTCCGAAATGAGGTTAGAGAGCGAGATAGATAGTCTCCAGGCTACCTTACTCAGAGCCAGGATGGCAGCCGATGTGTTTACAGGTGTGGACATAGCGGATACAGCACTGCGGGTGAGTGGATGTCAAGGTCGAAGCGCACGGTAGAATGTGCAAGGTCGGGCAGTGCCATGCGCAAGATACGGGGCGTCAATGGATTGGCGTCGACACAATACTGCAGTCAGCGCTTACGCCACACCATTATTGCTGTTGTGAATCAGTACGAGGACCACTTGCCGTACAAACACAGCTGCGCCCGGTGCAGAACGATTGACCGCTGCACATGCTGCGAAAGTATTGATTGCTATATGACTGCAGTCGCACTGCATCACCACCTCTCTGTCTGTACGGTAATCCCTCGCAAGATAACGGGCAAAGGGTAAGATGCCTTGCGTTGATTGGCCTCACATGTTTCACAAGATGCAAACCGATCACATCCTTCCAGGGAGAAGGGTTCCCCGCAAGAAAGTACCAATTTCACGTGAGCACTTCGCGATGCTCCGAGCTACACGTGGTAGCAATGTTGAGTTCTGGCCCCATTGCCGGGCTTGGATAAGCTCACCCTCGGAACTGCGCCTTGAACCTGACTACCTCTGGGGCGAACATCTAAAAATGCAAGGTGTGCGTCTCGACTGTCCAAGTCGCGCCACACGCTTATGCAAGGAGACGTCCTGCAGTGCCATATTACGCGATGAGAGCGGGGCTTCAAAGATCATGTTCAAAGTCCAGCCTCGTAGGTACAATCTTCTTTTCATCGCCAGAAGGTAGCAAAAAGTCGGTTTCAAGGATAGTATGTGATTGTTGAGGTCATGAGTAATCGAATGATACCAAATTCGAGTATGTAAGGAACTCGTGGGCGTACAACATGAAATAGGGTCAGGTAGCACAGCGGTGAGAACCAAGACCCCAAAACCAGGCAGTGCGATGATAACCATGTGGGCTGACATCCCTCGCCGCATTTAGGTGATGCAGTTAAGGAGGTCTCATTGTATTAAGGAGATTACATGATTGCACCCTGTCTGTCTTGTTCGTCTCGTCTTTTCATAGCGGCTACGATAGCTTCTACCCTCTAGTTGCATCAGAGAACTTTTTTACAACACCCGATTAAAATTTGAAACATACATAGTTATCCAGCAGTTGCGCAACCATCAGGATCGATGACGAAAGCCGACAGAACATGGGCGACGGCGCAAACGCCAGTTCCACCCAACGAGCATGCCGGTGTCGAAAGACCAACAGGATGGAAGTACAAGAAATTGAAAATCGGGCCGGTCACTCTCCCATGTTATGCGTCGCCAGAGTCGCAGTTGGTCTTGGTCTCATTCGTCTGCTTCCTCTGTCCTGGTAAGTTCAGTTATCGCAACATGTTTTCGGCTCATTAACATACCCAGGCATGTTCAACGCTGTCAACGGGATAGGAGCCGCAGGTATCGACGATGATGGAAAAGCTAGCAACGCCGCCAACACTACGCTTTACGCTACCTTTGCCGTCGTCGGCTTCTTTGCTGGTACCATCACCAATGTCCTGGGTATCCGCATTGCGCTCTCGTTTGGAGGTCTCGGTTACTGCGTATACGTCAGTTCATATCTGTGTTTTAATATCACTCACAATCTCGGCTATGTAGTCTTCTCAGGCTTCTTGCTCGGATGCTGTGCCGGAATTCTTTGGGCTGCGCAAGGCGCGATCATGATGAGTTATCCATCTGAGAAGCTCAAGGGGAGGTATATTTCTTGGTTCTGGATCATTTTCAATATGGGTGCTGTTATAGGGGCCCTGGTGAGCATAGCTCCTCCAGATGTGAACAAGTGTTGGAACTAACCCTGTTGTCAGGTTCAACTCGGCCTGAACTTCGACAATACAGGTGATGAAAAAGCAGCAGCCGTCACCAACGGGACGTATATCGGTTTCATGATCCTTACTTTCCTGGGCGCGTGCCTTTCTTGGACACTCATCGATGCCAAACACGTTGTTCGTAGTGACGGCTCCAGGATCATCCTTATGAAGCATCCAACCTGGCAATCTGAGATTATTGGCCTTTGGCAAACACTGCGCACGGATCCATACATCATCCTTATGTTCCCCATGTTCTTCGCCTCAAACTGGTTCTATACGTACCAATTCAACGACGTAAACTATGCGCGATTCACTGTGCGGACCCGCGctctcaacaacgcgatatACTGGCTAGCTCAGATACTGGGCGCGGGCGTGTTCGGGTTCGCACTAGACTTCCACAATATCAGGAGAACTACAAGAGCGAAGTGTGCTTGGTTGGTCATGTTCTTGCTCACGTTTGGCGTATGGGGCGGCGGCTATGCGTTTCAAAGACAGTACACCCGCGACGATGCGTCTCCGATATATGACTGGAAAGATGGGGGATATGGAGGACCGATGGTTCTGTACCTAGCCTATGGCTTCTACGACGCTGCATGGCAAACATGTGTATATTGGTATGTGTCTACCCCCATTCTCTCACCCCACCATCCCCTTGCTAACCCTAACCCAGGTTCATGGGCGCCATCTCAAACAACAGTCGCAAACTCGCAAACTTTGCCGGCTTCTACAAGGGCATTCAATCAGCAGGCGCAGCTATAGTATTCCGACTCGACGGCTACAAGAGGCCTTATATGGATATCCTCTTATCCAGTTGGATACTACTAGCAGGCAGCTTGGTCGTCGCGCTGCCAGTCATGCTCCTCAAAATCAAGGACACAGTACCGATTGAAGAAGACTTGCGCTTCACAGACGAGACGATTGAAGACGTCCTAGGCACGCGAGAAACGTATCTGCTCGGTGGGCCGGAGAAAGCATAGATTTCTGCGCACGGTATTGAGCTAGCTGTCTTGGTTGGCGCCCGGCGACGTATTACTAGTGTTATGCAGGAACAACAAATTTAATGGTGCATCATACAAACTTGCAGTATCTTGTTTCCCTTCCCGCTTCAGTCTCGGTGATTGCATTGTCAAAGTGTTCGCCGGAGCGACCACCTCCGAGTGGTGCCATGTGGTATATTCGGTACGATAGGTATAGCCGGCCTTTATATCGAAGTACGTGCTTTCGTAGGCGAGGACCACTTATTAACAATGCTTGTCGCATTTAGCAGCCAATCGCTGCGCAGCTGACTGTTCAATATTGGATCCGGGTGCGGGTCTAGAAATGTTCTTGACGTCGGTCACCCTTCATGATGACATGTCCGTAGCCAAATCCAAAATGAGCCCCGCTTGCTGAGCTGATACACAAAGGAAGAATTGTCTCTTCGGGGGATAAGGGTCCTAAGTTTTGACATGTGAAGTTTTGGCGTTTTTTTGCGGGGTTTGTTGCGTACCTAGGTAGTTGGTGTGGAAAGAAAGTTTCTGGTGAGCAACGCAAAGAGCAAGATGCCGAATTTGGCCACCCTCGTTGTATTTGCGCGGTGTGAAAAGGTGATGACGGCGGCAGTGGGTATTTAAGAACTGGGATTCCTCTGTTGGTTTCTCTGTAATGTGCTATGTACTCTTTTCCTTTTCTTTGAATACTACGTTATACTTCTTGTGGTGGTTATCTTACTTTCTTGCTGTGGTCAGACGGATACGCGATGGCTATGAGGTCAGAAGGAGATCTTACTACTACGACGGCAACACCCGAGACGCAATCGCAATTTGAGCTTGAGTCTAGGGACCGATGGAGTGAGGAACGGGAATTTGAGTCGTTACTTCCACCATGTGATGGAGGCAAAGATGCATGGAGTTTCCTCGCTGCGGCGTTTGTGATTGAGATTATGGTTTGGGGTATGTTTCTTCTATTCAGACCAACTTCACCTTTGACTAACTTTCCCCAGGCTTCCCTTGGTCCTATGGTATCTTTCAAGAGTACTATAGTACCACGCTTCCCTTCTCCGGCGCGTCTGGTATCCCTGCCATTGGTACTTCCGCAATGGGTATCCTTTACATGGTGGCGCCTTTCACTTTTGGCTCCCTGATTCGCTGGCCTCGGTACAGACGACACGCTATGATCGTTGGACTTCTCATCATGTGTCTCTCCCTGGGATTGAGCTCAATCTGTCAAACGGTCCCCCAACTCATCGTCACTCAAGGCATCTTCTACGGAATCGGTGGCGCAGTGACATACAGTCCAGTCGTCACATTCCTCGACGAATGGTTCGTTCACAAGAAAGGGCTCGCATTCGGCATCATGTGGGCCGGCACAGGACTCGGTGGTGTAGTTGTCCCGCTGTTACTTCAATGGTTGCTAGACACATACGGCTTCCGCACCAGTTTACGTATCTGGACACTCGCCCTCTTCCTCATCACACTCCCATTAACATTCTTTCTGAAACCACGGCTACCCGTTCCAGCAACCAATCGCGCACGCATAACCTTCACATTTCTGCGCAACAAGACCTTTTGGATCCTACAAGCCGGAAATGTAATGCAAGGACTTGGATTCTTTGTTCCATCAATTTACCTACCCACCTACACAAAAAGTCTCGGCTTCAACAACACAATCTCTACTTTGCCCATCATTCTTATCAATATCGCCGCTGTTATCGGATCCATCAGTATGGGCACCATCGTCGATCGTACACATGTCACGACCGCGATCCTCATCTCCACCGTCGGCGCAATGTTATCTATATTCCTCATCTGGGGCTTCAGTACCTCATTGCCGCCACTGCTCGCTTTCTGCTTCATGTACGGCCTTTTTGCCGGTAGCTTCACGAATACATGGCCGGGAATCCTGCGGACGGTACAAAGGAGTACAGGGCAGATGGAGAGTTCGATGGTGTATTCTTTCCTGTCGCTGGGGAGGGGTGTTGGGAATGTGGTTTCGGGACCGGTGAGTGAGGCACTCATGAAGACGGGTAACGTAGGTGGAATGGGGCTGTATGGAACGCAGTATGGAAGTTTGGTGATTTGGACCGGGATTAGTGCTGCACTTGGGGGTATTAGTATCATTGGTAGGAGAGTTGGATGGCTGTAAGAGCATTCATGGGGCATGTTTGAGAATTAGTGAAGTGCAGGAGTCGGTAAGATAGTGGTACATACCGGTACTATACACAATTGGGACTTCTAGTTTTCTTCAAGTGGAGTTTATTAGTATGATACACGAGTTCGAGTGCTTATCTTCCTTGAGTGGAGAGATATGCCCAGCAATCCCTCCCCCAATCACTCCAGTTTCACACAACGTCATCGAACCATGGATGTGCCAGCGCCTCTTCAGCCGTAATTCGTAGTCTAGGGTCCATTCTCATCATGCGTTCGGTGATATCTACGAACTCATCATCGAGAGGCTCGTTAAACAGGCAATTTCTGAATGGCCGTCTCAGGCTGTCCTTGCTGAAGCTTTTGACTATAGTGAAGAAGGAAAACGCCCAAGGGTTCTCTTTCTCATCTAGACACTTAATAATTGAGAAGATACCTTCATCGGCAAAGAACGAGATCTGTCGTTGGGGAACATTGAATGTGAGTGCTTCAATATCTTTCTCATCGTCTGTGTCGTGGGAAAGAATCATCATTTTCGTCATGCCGGCGATACATTGCAAGTACATCTTAGCTGAGAAAGAATATCCAGATGAAGCGAAGCTTACAACCAAGCCGAACGAAAACATATCAATTGGTGTTTGTGCTCTTACAGAGGCCCACGCTTCCGGACTGAAGCAGTTTTTCAACAACGTATTTGCGACCTGACTGGCCAGCCACTCTTGTCAACGCTGCAGCTCGTGTAATGGCTTTGGCGGCCATTTTATGAGCTATCAATATTGTAATACCGGAACCTTCAGTTACCCAGATACAGAGTGGTCAAACATTTGACGGTGGAAGATACCGATCAACCAATGGGGGAGAAGATTCAGTTCAATAAGATACCTAGATATGGCTGTATTCAGTATGTAACAGAAGAACAGTAAGGACTTCAATGGAGAGTAAAGTGACAGCGCATAGTGCGAGAGGTTAGGATATCTCGCGTCTAACCAACGCAGAGAGTGGGACTTTGGGTGCTTAAGCGCGCGGCACATCAGCTTGGCACAAACCCAATTTGCGGGCGAAAGGCGGAGTAACAACAGATCCCATGTTCAAGGTCACCACATGTCCTGATCAAAGCACATAAGGTCTTTTGGTGTCTCAAATGTAGCAAAGAGCGCTCTTTAGAGACTACAACCCAGACTTGTCATCAATCAAACCAATCAATCATGAAGCTCGAGATTGGTTTGATTGACGTTTTTTTGTGAAGTCTTaattgattgattgatttgataGCTCAAGAAAACTAGTTGATTGACGATTGATTGACTGATTGATGGTGTATAAGTTATTACCTAATTGGGTTAGACTATGTCGTCAACAGTGAGATcagagttgctatcagtcagttcagtcagtccggagctctctggactgactgaactgacgtcctgaggtcactgaactggactggactgactgccaagacttttcaattaaactaaaactgactgactgaactgacgtcgccgcggcctgcggactgactggactgactgaactgagttacctgacgtcgaactgagataaatgctcctgtacttttgagatttcttcctctgatagtgtgcgcgctagcccagaagctgaggtagttgttggctgtataccaagcctcttccagctcttcaagctctgcaaagctgaaataagctctggcttcatatggagtctccgggtgcctaacatgtcgccaagctcgctgaaagtccgctcacagtctgccgctgctgctggtattgttaggacgtcaatagcgaa is a window of Pyrenophora tritici-repentis strain M4 chromosome 2, whole genome shotgun sequence DNA encoding:
- a CDS encoding calcium-calmodulin dependent protein kinase, coding for MYLQCIAGMTKMMILSHDTDDEKDIEALTFNVPQRQISFFADEGIFSIIKCLDEKENPWAFSFFTIVKSFSKDSLRRPFRNCLFNEPLDDEFVDITERMMRMDPRLRITAEEALAHPWFDDVV
- a CDS encoding Ank-2 multi-domain protein, yielding MSTPVNTSAAILALSKVAWRLSISLSNLISDAKPGHAALLNLTGEVGLLGNECYQIHLKLQEIANNTETGSPPPYDGDGRIWASLATQIHETSQTIQELESFEKGFRVEKREDSSLVSQPGQLGKNEDKIEEMENSVRRHSDNLRTTLLLIQTVLAHFVPSGVERTLRDDVAELVQMVKKLQRLSQTGPPWRHTQTEATLMQYAQEVIVKGTAAKEQSMVPDPMAGASTGEITETSDPPWTEVIVAIQKEQKEPESKDAIPKSVPRRMKTVMRSTGTNEDRQPREISDSDDDLDTDFVKSALSTGAQAFESGDWHEADSMLQEALSMLQQLPRQRREFCDVFDLHYKLAVCAYHILDPADAEKALHSLISQSATSDQHKEYIYDAMHLLSQLYIRRGNVDRARVECEKSLQARRRLLGKQSGASLESMALMAHIYVLLGKRARAKSCLAMIPEASRETVLRTVEDSLATDVEHLEFSSLLSRAVPTESEVAIDRTPSRLSTSTLNAPSDRHESDAGSVMTRSPAAGPWRLHRSLASKDKTFEDSMSFLERSPPMPGTVDMSPPDGRERTQQHSPILGKVDPTGTSQCGPEIPKSKTLSRKEILNKVGCQPRDRTEEAVCDGDLAALATILSKKKGFWKSSLRKRGRPERVTALHFAALFGEIDMAQRLIDAGFDVNEVPFGYSTRLTPLNFAIGARQVDMVSLLAAHGAKPAHPDTWSTLAGQLLSRSWLMKTMSDSERNLVPSRIIAIMDILLKCGWDIDTPISTTAGTMLHQAVSFWTGAYKWDLNLRAAVTSFLCERGASPFETNGEGKTPYDLAAASEHHDLIQIFEACVRRKELLGTSAMPVELPGQIPW
- a CDS encoding AraJ, Arabinose efflux permease — encoded protein: MAMRSEGDLTTTTATPETQSQFELESRDRWSEEREFESLLPPCDGGKDAWSFLAAAFVIEIMVWGFPWSYGIFQEYYSTTLPFSGASGIPAIGTSAMGILYMVAPFTFGSLIRWPRYRRHAMIVGLLIMCLSLGLSSICQTVPQLIVTQGIFYGIGGAVTYSPVVTFLDEWFVHKKGLAFGIMWAGTGLGGVVVPLLLQWLLDTYGFRTSLRIWTLALFLITLPLTFFLKPRLPVPATNRARITFTFLRNKTFWILQAGNVMQGLGFFVPSIYLPTYTKSLGFNNTISTLPIILINIAAVIGSISMGTIVDRTHVTTAILISTVGAMLSIFLIWGFSTSLPPLLAFCFMYGLFAGSFTNTWPGILRTVQRSTGQMESSMVYSFLSLGRGVGNVVSGPVSEALMKTGNVGGMGLYGTQYGSLVIWTGISAALGGISIIGRRVGWL
- a CDS encoding MFS-1 multi-domain protein, translating into MTKADRTWATAQTPVPPNEHAGVERPTGWKYKKLKIGPVTLPCYASPESQLVLVSFVCFLCPGMFNAVNGIGAAGIDDDGKASNAANTTLYATFAVVGFFAGTITNVLGIRIALSFGGLGYCVYVSSYLCFNITHNLGYVVFSGFLLGCCAGILWAAQGAIMMSYPSEKLKGRYISWFWIIFNMGAVIGALVQLGLNFDNTGDEKAAAVTNGTYIGFMILTFLGACLSWTLIDAKHVVRSDGSRIILMKHPTWQSEIIGLWQTLRTDPYIILMFPMFFASNWFYTYQFNDVNYARFTVRTRALNNAIYWLAQILGAGVFGFALDFHNIRRTTRAKCAWLVMFLLTFGVWGGGYAFQRQYTRDDASPIYDWKDGGYGGPMVLYLAYGFYDAAWQTCVYWFMGAISNNSRKLANFAGFYKGIQSAGAAIVFRLDGYKRPYMDILLSSWILLAGSLVVALPVMLLKIKDTVPIEEDLRFTDETIEDVLGTRETYLLGGPEKA
- a CDS encoding GroL, Chaperonin GroEL (HSP60 family); translation: MSFGGQTPTIVVLREGTDQSQGRGQVISNINACLAVQATIKGTLGPYGGDLLMVDENGRQTITNDGATVMKLLDIVHPAARVLTDIARSQDAEVGDGTTSVVVLAGEILKEIKDFVEQGVSSQTIMKGLRRASHLAVNKIMEIAVDTAEGNQRDTLQKLAATAMSSKLIHRNADFFTKMVVDAVLSLDQDELNEKLIGVKKITGGALQDSLFVNGVAFKKTFSYAGFEQQPKTFKQPKIVCLNVELELKSEKDNAEVRVEQVSEYQAIVDAEWQIIYNKMEALYKTGAKVVLSKLPIGDLATQYFADRDIFCAGRVATDDLDRVCRATGASLQSTCSDIQEKHLGTCESFDERQIGGERFNFFQGCPEAKTCTLVLRGGAEQFIAEVERSLHDAIMIVKRAIKNRNIVAGGGAIEMEISSYLHNYADKNIPHKQQPIIKAFAKALEVIPRQLCDNAGVDATDILNRLRVEHKKGNIWAGVDFATESIADNMEKFVWEPSLVKINALQAATEAACLILSVDETIKNQESQQPQAPNRPLPPGAAQRALGGRGRGRGMPRR